In the Anaerobaca lacustris genome, ATGATCCGCTGGCTGCTGCTATGGTTCCTGTATCGCCACAAGATCTTCTTCAAGGTATAGTCCCGGCGTTTTTCCGCTCTCGGCCACGTGTGCCCAACGCTGTGGAGAATCCCATGATTCAGCCGGACAGGATCGTGCCGCTCAATGGCCGCGAGGTTCGAGTGGGCCGGTATGTGCTGTATTGGATGCAGGCGGCGCAGCGGGCCGAGTGGAATCATGCGTTGGAGTATGCGATCGATCGGGCCAATGCGTTAAAGACGCCGGTGGTTGCGGCGTTCGGATTGACGGCGGACTTCCCCCAGGCCAATGCGAGGCACTATCGCTTCATGCTGGAAGGGCTTCGGCAGGTCGAGAAGGACCTGACCCGTCGAGGGATGCGGTTGGTAGTGCGGGCCCAGAGCCCGGTCGAGTGCATCCCGAAGCTGGCGAAGGACGCCTGCCTGGTCGTCGTCGATGAAGGGCACTTGCGGGTGCAGCGGCAGTGGCGAGCCGAGGTCGCCGAGCGAATTGCCTGTCCGCTGATCGAGGTCGAGACGAATGTGATCGTCCCCGTCGAGACGGCCGCGGAGAAGGAGAACTTCTCGGCTGGAACGTTCCGGCCGCGCATCCGCCGGCAGCTCGACGCCTACCTCGTTCCGCTGCGACATCGCAAGGTCCGCGTCCCGTCGCTGGCGCTGGAATTCGAGGGCCTCGACCTGAGCGATATCGACAAGGTGATTGCGCGGCTCAAGGTGGACAGGTCCGTCGGCCCGGCCCCGGACTTCACAGGAGGGAGCGAGCAGGCGAAGCGGCGCCTGGAGGAGTTCATCGGCCGCAAGCTCGACGGCTACGATACCCGGCGAAACGACCCGAATCTCGACGGGACGTCCAACCTCAGTCCCTATCTGCATTTCGGTCAGATTTCGCCCCTCTATGTCGCCCTGAAGGTGGGCGAGACGTCGAACCCCGGCAAGGACGCCTTCCTTGAAGAGCTGATCGTCCGCCGGGAGCTGAGTTTCAACTTCGTCTACTACAACCACCAGTACGACAGTTACGACTGCCTGCCGCCCTGGGCCCGGCGAACGCTCGAGTTCCACCGTCGCGACAGGCGCGATTCTGTCTACTCGCTCGAAGAATTCGAAACAGCAAGGACCCACGACCCGTACTGGAACGCAGCGCAGAAGGAAATGGCGCTCACGGGCAAGATGCATGGCTACATGAGAATGTACTGGGGCAAGAAGATCCTGGAATGGAGCAAGAGTCCCGAAGAGGGCTTTCGCATCGCGCTGCACCTGAACAACAAGTACGAGCTCGATGGGCGGGACCCGAACGGTTTTGCCGGCGTGGCGTGGTGTTTCGGCAAGCACGACCGTGCGTGGGCCGAGCGGCCGGTCTTCGGCAAGGTGCGTTATATGAACGCCGCCGGGCTCAAGCGGAAGTTCAACGCTGACGCCTATGTCGGCAAGGTCGAGCGCATCGAGTCGGGCCAGTAGAAAGAGCAGATATGCGTATCGTCATCACAGGAGCGACGGGTTTTATCGGGCGATCGCTGTGTCGCGATCTGTGCGGCGACTACGACCTCGTGGCCCTTTCTCGCGATGCCAGAAAAGCCTCTGGCATCGTGGGGCAGTACGCCAGGGTCGTCGAATGGGATGGTCGCACGACCGGGCCCTGGGCCGGCGAGGTCAGCGGCGCCGAGGCGGTGGTGAATCTGGCGGGCGAGAACGTTGCCGCCGGACGCTGGAGCCCAGCCAGGAAGGCCGACATCCTGCAAAGCCGAACGCACGCCGCCCGCGCGATCCTCGACGCGATCGAGATGGCCAAAGACAAGCCGAAGACTTTCATCCAGGCGTCGGCCATCGGTTTCTACGGCTCGCGCGCGGACGAGACGCTGGACGAGACCTCCGCCGCCGGAACGGGGTTCCTGGCCGAGATCTGCCGGAGGGTGGAGATGATTGCGGAGAGGGCGGAGCGCCTTGGCGTTCGATGGGTGATCGTACGCACCGGTGTGGTGCTCGGGGCCGGCGGC is a window encoding:
- a CDS encoding TIGR01777 family oxidoreductase; its protein translation is MRIVITGATGFIGRSLCRDLCGDYDLVALSRDARKASGIVGQYARVVEWDGRTTGPWAGEVSGAEAVVNLAGENVAAGRWSPARKADILQSRTHAARAILDAIEMAKDKPKTFIQASAIGFYGSRADETLDETSAAGTGFLAEICRRVEMIAERAERLGVRWVIVRTGVVLGAGGGALPKLMRPFRFHLGGHVGTGRQWFSWISLEDQVRAIRFLIENPGARGVFNLTAPEPVTMKAFCRALGEVMGRSSWTAVPGFVLRLALGQMADEVLLAGQKVVPERLGQMGFEFKHRDVGSALTEIIRGEKHGSA
- the phrB gene encoding deoxyribodipyrimidine photo-lyase, producing the protein MIQPDRIVPLNGREVRVGRYVLYWMQAAQRAEWNHALEYAIDRANALKTPVVAAFGLTADFPQANARHYRFMLEGLRQVEKDLTRRGMRLVVRAQSPVECIPKLAKDACLVVVDEGHLRVQRQWRAEVAERIACPLIEVETNVIVPVETAAEKENFSAGTFRPRIRRQLDAYLVPLRHRKVRVPSLALEFEGLDLSDIDKVIARLKVDRSVGPAPDFTGGSEQAKRRLEEFIGRKLDGYDTRRNDPNLDGTSNLSPYLHFGQISPLYVALKVGETSNPGKDAFLEELIVRRELSFNFVYYNHQYDSYDCLPPWARRTLEFHRRDRRDSVYSLEEFETARTHDPYWNAAQKEMALTGKMHGYMRMYWGKKILEWSKSPEEGFRIALHLNNKYELDGRDPNGFAGVAWCFGKHDRAWAERPVFGKVRYMNAAGLKRKFNADAYVGKVERIESGQ